From the genome of Malus sylvestris chromosome 6, drMalSylv7.2, whole genome shotgun sequence, one region includes:
- the LOC126626084 gene encoding probable aspartyl aminopeptidase, with the protein MAKQEPNSVVSDLIGFLNAAPTAFHAVDEAKKRLRSAGYEQVLEREDWKLEAGKKYFFTRNYSTIVAFAIGKKYVAGNGFHIVGAHTDSPCLKLKPVSKVAKGGYLEVGVQTYGGGLWHTWFDRDLTIAGRVIVREEKDGSVSYSHKLVRIEEPIMRIPTLAIHLDRDVRDAFKVNAQTHLLPVLATAVKAELNKVVAEDGEADNDIQTSGKKSNEKTTSNALKHHSLLLQLLADQLGCEPERISDFELQACDTQPSIVAGAAKEFVFSGRLDNLCMSFCSLKALIDATSSDSNLEDESGVRMVALFDHEEVGSNSAQGAGSPAMLNTLSRITHSFTTDSKLLEKAIQRSFLVSADMAHALHPNYMDKHEQNHQPKLHGGLVIKHNANQRYATNAVTALIFREIARNHSLPVQDFVVRNDMACGSTIGPILASGVGIRTVDVGAPQLSMHSIREMCAVDDVKHSYEHFKAFFQEFTRLDSKIKVDA; encoded by the exons ATGGCAAAGCAAGAACCGAACTCCGTCGTCTCTGATCTCATCGGCTTCCTAAACGCCGCCCCCACCGCCTTCCACGCCGTCG ACGAGGCGAAGAAGCGGCTGCGAAGCGCGGGCTACGAGCAAGTTTTGGAGAGGGAGGATTGGAAATTGGAGGCTGGTAAAAAGTATTTCTTCACCAGGAATTACTCCACCATTGTTGCTTTCGCAATCGGTAAAAA GTATGTTGCTGGAAACGGATTTCATATAGTTGGTGCTCATACTGATAGTCCTTGTCTCAAATTGAAACCGGTTTCCAAG GTAGCTAAAGGCGGGTACTTGGAAGTGGGTGTCCAAACATATGGCGGTGGCTTGTGGCATACATGGTTCGACCGTGACTTGACAATTGCTGGAAGGGTGATagtaagagaagaaaaggatggCTCTGTTTCGTATTCGCATAAACTTGTTAGAATTGAGGAGCCCATAATGCGGATCCCTACTTTGGCAATTCACTTAGACAG GGATGTTAGAGATGCATTCAAGGTGAATGCCCAGACGCATCTTCTTCCTGTCTTGGCAACGGCAGTCAAG GCAGAGCTCAATAAAGTGGTTGCTGAAGATGGTGAGGCTGATAATGATATTCAGACTTCTGGAAAGAAATCTAATGAGAAAACAACCTCAAATGCCTTGAAGCATCATTCACTTCTATTACAG CTACTTGCAGATCAGCTTGGATGTGAACCGGAACGTATCTCTGATTTTGAATTGCAAGCGTGTGATACTCAACCAAGCATAGTAGCCGGTGCAGCAAAAGAATTTGTTTTCTCAGGAAGGCTTGATAATCTTTGCATGTCGTTTTGTTCTCTAAAG GCATTGATAGACGCAACATCTTCTGATAGCAACCTTGAAGATGAGTCCGGCGTTAGAATGGTGGCTTTGTTTGATCATGAGGAGGTTGGATCTAATTCCGCCCAAGGGGCTGGTTCTCCAGCCATGTTAAATACTCTTTCACGAATTACACACTCCTTCACCACAGATTCTAAG CTGCTCGAGAAAGCTATTCAGAGGAGCTTTCTTGTATCTGCTGACATGGCACATGCTTTGCATCCTAATTATATG GACAAACATGAACAGAATCACCAGCCCAAGTTGCATGGCGGACTTGTGATCAAACACAATGCAAATCAACGCTATGCAACCAATGCTGTCACTGCATTAATATTCAGGGAGATAGCAAGGAATCATAGCCTTCCTGTCCAG GACTTTGTGGTTCGTAATGACATGGCATGCGGTTCAACCATCGGTCCCATTCTTGCAAGTGGAGTGGGAATACGAACAGTTGATGTAGGTGCGCCGCAGCTGTCAATGCACAGCATACGAGAAATGTGTGCTGTTGATGATGTGAAGCATTCCTACGAGCATTTCAAAGCCTTTTTCCAGGAGTTCACTCGT
- the LOC126626791 gene encoding O-fucosyltransferase 37-like: MAKARNLKTSAFTTNPQPLTPFFHLLPVTPLTALLFSPKTHRLRNPKFFSSSSNKHPLALPIFYLSLLFSITFLGISFLTLVPSFPPLLPCSHFSSPTSSPASPVPATNGEEDDDRPRLSASAMVPLPAHGVFGNLSEAEREFWQQPNGENYRPCLDFSLGYRRLSPGISEEKRRFLVVVASGGLNQQRNQIVDAVVIARILKAALVVPVLQINLIWGDESEFSDIFDVAHFKRTLQADVRIVSSLPSTHLMSRQNIESKIPHDVTPQWIHSRFYNQLKREGLLVLKGLDSKLSKNLPPDLQKLRCKVAFHALRFAAPIRELGNRLTKRMWIEGPYIALHLRLEKDVWVRTGCLTGLGPEYDDVITKVRESQPEYLTGRLNMSYTQRKLAGLCPLNALEIARFLKALGAPRGARIYSAGGKAFGGNRALQPLVEEFPNLVTKEMLARDGELSPYMNKASALAAIDYIVSLSSDVFVPSHGGNMGRAMQGHRAYAEHRKFIKPNKRAMLPLFEDNSIGDAEFGSIMRELHRKSQGQPEPRGYRRNRDVIAYPVPECMCKRSTGIF, translated from the exons ATGGCGAAAGCAAGAAACTTGAAGACATCCGCATTCACCACAAACCCACAGCCGCTGACGCCATTCTTCCACCTACTTCCAGTCACTCCGCTCACCGCCCTCCTCTTCTCCCCGAAAACTCACCGCCTTCGAAACCCGAAGTTcttcagcagcagcagcaacaagcACCCTTTAGCCCTCCCAATCTTCTACCTCTCCCTCCTATTTTCCATCACTTTCTTGGGAATTTCCTTTCTTACCCTCGTCCCCTCATTCCCTCCACTCCTCCCCTGTTCCCATTTCTCCTCTCCAACTTCTTCTCCCGCTTCTCCGGTTCCCGCCACCAATGGAGAGGAAGATGATGATCGGCCTAGACTGTCGGCCAGTGCAATGGTGCCGCTGCCGGCTCACGGGGTTTTCGGGAACCTTTCGGAGGCGGAGAGGGAGTTCTGGCAGCAGCCCAACGGCGAAAATTACCGTCCTTGCTTGGATTTCAGCCTCGGGTATCGGAGACTCTCTCCCGGGATTTCAGAGGAGAAGAGGAGGTTCTTGGTAGTGGTGGCGTCAGGAGGGTTGAACCAGCAGAGGAATCAGATTGTTGATGCTGTCGTCATTGCAAGAATTCTTAAAGCTGCATTGGTTGTTCCAGTATTGCAGATCAATCTGATTTGGGGAGACGAAAG TGAGTTCTCGGACATTTTCGATGTGGCACATTTCAAAAGGACTTTACAAGCTGATGTACGAATAGTATCGTCTCTTCCCTCCACACATTTGATGTCAAGGCAGAATATCGAAAGCAAGATTCCACACGACGTTACTCCGCAGTGGATCCATAGCAGATTCTATAATCAA CTGAAGAGAGAAGGCCTTCTTGTGTTAAAAGGGTTGGATTCTAAGCTCTCCAAGAATCTTCCCCCCGACCTGCAGAAGCTTCGGTGTAAG GTAGCTTTTCATGCATTAAGATTTGCAGCACCAATTCGAGAACTTGGAAATCGACTGACAAAGAGAATGTGGATTGAGGGTCCTTACATTGCACTCCATCTCCGGCTAGAGAAGGATGTGTGGGTCAGAACTGGATGTCTCACTGGTTTAGGCCCTGAATATGATGACGTGATCACCAAGGTTCGGGAATCTCAACCCGAATACCTCACTGGACGGTTGAACATGAGCTACACGCAGCGGAAACTAGCTGGACTTTGCCCCCTAAATGCTTTAGAAATAGCAAG GTTTTTGAAAGCTCTAGGCGCACCAAGAGGTGCACGGATATACAGTGCAGGAGGCAAGGCATTTGGGGGAAACAGGGCTCTGCAGCCACTCGTGGAAGAGTTCCCGAATTTGGTTACAAAGGAGATGTTGGCACGAGATGGAGAACTCTCTCCATACATGAACAAGGCTTCAGCTCTGGCTGCCATTGACTACATTGTCTCTCTGAGCAGTGATGTCTTTGTGCCATCACACGGTGGAAACATGGGCCGAGCAATGCAG GGTCACCGTGCCTACGCGGAACACAGAAAGTTTATAAAGCCAAACAAGCGAGCAATGCTGCCTCTGTTTGAAGACAACTCCATCGGTGATGCAGAGTTCGGAAGTATCATGAGAGAGTTGCATAGAAAGTCTCAGGGGCAGCCTGAACCAAGGGGTTACAGAAGAAACCGAGATGTGATTGCATATCCTGTGCCTGAGTGCATGTGTAAGCGTAGTACAGGCATTTTCTAG